The region GCGCGCCCTCGATCTTCGGCATGGGCTCGCCCTGGCAGCGCTTCATCGCCTGCGAGCAGGCGAAGGTGCTGGGCCTGGGCATTTCCATGGGGCCGGTGACGTTCTACCACGCGCTGGAAGACGCCATGGGCGACGCCTTTCCCGTGCCCGTCTGGGAAGACGATGTAAAGCTGCTGGCTTGCCTGGACCACGCCGGCCGGCGCTGGGACGTGCCCGTGCGCCCGTTCGACCAGGCAGTCGCCCAGCGCCGCATCGACCATGCAAGCCGGAATGACTTGCGCGATTATTTTGCGCGCGAGTTCGACGCCGCCGGCCTGCGCGTCAACGGGCAAGTTGGCGATGCGGCGTCGTGGTGCATTCCCGCGCAGGCGTTTTATGCGCACCTGCACCGGCTGGCGTCCGAACACGTGACGATCTACGCGAGCGCGGCGCAGCTGGCGGCCCGGCCCATCGGACGCGCATGAAAAAACCGCCCGGATCGTCATGACACCGGGCGGTTTTACTTGGGTTGGCTACAACATCAAGCCTGCGGGCGGTCCGCCTTCTTCTCTCTTGCGACGATATACAGCAGCACGATGATGACGGCATATGGCAGCAGCGACAGCGCATCCGAATGCAGGCCCGCATAGAACGGATTGCCATGCTCGGCCCAGTCGGCCATCATCTGGTCGAAGTGCGTCAGCACGCCGGCCGTAATCGCAATGATGATGCCGGCCAGCGCGCCGCCGGCGATGTAGCCGGAAGCGAGCAGCACGCCCGAGCTGCGGTCGCCCGCCAGCTGGCGCTCTTCCTCGTTCAGCTTTGCATTGTGTTCCAGCTTGTTGTTGCGGCGGTCCGCCAGCCAGCGCACCAGGCCGCCGACGAAAATCGGCAAGGTCGACGACAGCGGCAGGTACACGCCCACGGAAAACGCCAGCGACGGAATGCCAGCCATTTCCAGCACCACGGCGATCATCACGCCGAACAGCACCAGGGTCCACGGCAGCTGCTGGTCGAGGATGCCCTTGATGATGTAGGACATCAGCACGGCCTTCGGCGCATCGTATTTCTTCACTTCCGAGCCGTCCGGACGCTTGCTGTAATGGCCATTGATGCCCGGATCGACCAGGTAAGCCAGCTGGCCATCTTCCTTAACGAAATACTTGCCGGCCGGGCCGCCCACGGTGTCCGTCTTTTGCCAGACTTTATACGTATTGTGGTCCGTATCGGCTTGCGGGCCATGCAGTTCGCCCGTCACCGTCAGCTTCGACGCATCGACCGTCAGGCCAGGCGCCACTTGCGCGGCCGGCACGTAGACGGTGCTCGCTTCATTCAGTTTCAACAGAATCGGACCGAGGATCAGCGCCGACGACAAGGCACCCGCCAGAATCGCGTACTGCTGCAGGCGCGGCGTGGCGCCCACCAGGTAGCCGGTTTTCAAGTCTTGCGAGGTGGTGCCCGCATTGCTGGCGGCGATGCACACGATGGCGCCCACCGACAGGGCAGTCACATAGTAACGCCCGCCCGTCCAGCCCATGATCAGGAAGATCAGGCAAGTGAACAGCAAGGTGGCCACGGCCATGCCGGAAATCGGGTTCGACGAC is a window of Janthinobacterium rivuli DNA encoding:
- a CDS encoding AAC(3) family N-acetyltransferase translates to MLERAKRAARAALEAWRRAASASHVRQSRPHVTRATLASGLARLGVAPGDTLFVHSSLKSLGYVEGGAVAVISALQDAVGPQGTLLLPTYYLPGGSVRATCAMPDYVFDPRRHGTHMGRLPEAFLASDAIHRSIHPTHSVSAWGRHAADLTEAHHRAPSIFGMGSPWQRFIACEQAKVLGLGISMGPVTFYHALEDAMGDAFPVPVWEDDVKLLACLDHAGRRWDVPVRPFDQAVAQRRIDHASRNDLRDYFAREFDAAGLRVNGQVGDAASWCIPAQAFYAHLHRLASEHVTIYASAAQLAARPIGRA